The uncultured Paludibaculum sp. sequence ATACTCATGGCTCACCAACCCCAACCAGCCCAGCCGGTTTGGACGACGCGCGCCCGCACCACCGCCACCACCCGGCGTCTCCGGCGGATCCTGCGTGTTTCCATAGGCCCAGCGGCTCGTGCCCATCCAGGTGGAATTCTTGTGCTCCAGCCCGCCGCCAGACTCCGTGATCATGTTGAAAAATACATACTTGTCGTACGGGAGCCCACCCCACTGGCGGCTGTACTCCGACACGATCTTGGCAACGTCACGTGCCGACGCCGGACCGTCCCACATCGGCCCTTCGCCTTCATTCACCAGATAGTGCTTCTTGCCCTGAACCTCAAACTCATGAATTGGCGCGTTGCCGGCGTAGATGGGGCTGTCCAGCAGTTGATCCCAGTCAACGGCCTGGTAGCTGTTCGGGACCGGGCCTTCTTTCATACCGCTGATGCTCTTCTTCCAGGCCTCGGGCAGTTCCAGCTTTACCTCGTAAGGCCGCTTATCGGCCCCGACCAGCGTCACGAAATTGGCCGCGCCGTTCATCATCGCGAAACCGGCATCCACCCAATTCCCCTGCACACTCATCTCGTGGGCATAGACCTTGTAGCTCACCGTGATGCTAGCCGCGCCTTTCGCATCGACTTTCCAACGGTTCTTGCGCGTCTTCACCCACGTCAGTTCGTTGCCCTTGGCGTCCTTTGCGCGGAAGTCCTCCACATTGCGGGCGTACTCGCGCACCAGGTAGGACCCAGGTGTCCAGACGGCCATGTACAGATCAACCGAGGGTTTCCCGGCCGGGATCTCCGCCGTCACATCCACGTAGTGCGTATGAGGCGCCGGAAACTTCATCGTGTATCGCACCGGCGCCTGCGCGAAGACGGAAATGGAGAAGACCAGAGAAAGAAAGAGTGTTCGCATGGGACTACGACCTAAAATGGTATGAGTTTGACGACAAAGGTTACCATTCACGTGCTCGGCGCGGGGCTGGCCGGCAGCGAAGCGGCTTGGCAGATCGCGGACAGGGGGATCCCCTGCATCCTATATGAAATGCGTCCGCTGCGGCAAACGCCGGCTCACAAGACGGGCGACTTCGGGGAACTGGTCTGCTCCAACTCATTGAAAAGCGACTCGGAAAACACCGCGCCCTGGCTGCTGAAAAGGGAACTGCGGCAACTGGGTTCGCTGGCCATGCGGGCTGCGGCGGAGTCCCGGGTGCCGGGCGGCCATGCCCTTACGGTTGATCGCGATCTCTTCGCTGCCGCCATCACGCGGGCCGTCGAGAGCCATCCGCTGATTCAGGTGGTTCGCGAAGAGATGACCGCGGTTCCCAACGACGGCTTGGTGGTGGTAGCCACCGGCCCGCTCACCACCGGTCCGCTGGCTGCGGACATCGCCCGCCTCACCGGCAGCGATCGGCTCTACTTCTACGACTCCATCAGTCCCATCATTGACGCGGAAACCATTGATAGGGAGAAGGTTTTTGCCGCCTCCCGCTATGGCAAGTCGCTGGACGGTGGCGACGACTACCTCAATTGCCCCTTCAACCGGCAGGAGTACGAGACGTTCGTCGATGCCGTGCTCTCGGCCGAAAGCGCCGACGCGCACATCGAGGAAGACCGTGCCATCCACAACGGCAAGGTGGCCTTCTTCGAATCATGCTTGCCCATCGAGGAGATCGCCCGGCGCGGCCGCGACACGCTCCGCTTCGGCCCAATGAAGCCCGTCGGGCTGGACGATCCGCGCACCGGCCGATGGCCGTACGCCGTCGTCCAGTTGCGCCAGGAAGACCAGCGCGCCGGTAGCTACAATCTCGTTGGTTTTCAGAACTATATGAAGTTCCCGGAACAGAAGCGCGTATTCCGCCTCATCCCTGGACTGGAACGAGCCGAGTTCCTGCGCTATGGCCAGATCCACCGCAATACCTACATCAACGGGCCGGAACTGCTCAACACAACCCTGCAGTTGAAAGCCGACCCGCGCGTCTTCTTCGCCGGCCAGATCTCGGGCGTCGAGGGCTATGTGGAGTCCATTGCCACCGGCCTGCTGGCCGGCCGCTACGCCACCGCTGTCGCTCTGGGGGAGGAGCCACGCCCGGTTCCTCGA is a genomic window containing:
- the trmFO gene encoding methylenetetrahydrofolate--tRNA-(uracil(54)-C(5))-methyltransferase (FADH(2)-oxidizing) TrmFO, with product MSLTTKVTIHVLGAGLAGSEAAWQIADRGIPCILYEMRPLRQTPAHKTGDFGELVCSNSLKSDSENTAPWLLKRELRQLGSLAMRAAAESRVPGGHALTVDRDLFAAAITRAVESHPLIQVVREEMTAVPNDGLVVVATGPLTTGPLAADIARLTGSDRLYFYDSISPIIDAETIDREKVFAASRYGKSLDGGDDYLNCPFNRQEYETFVDAVLSAESADAHIEEDRAIHNGKVAFFESCLPIEEIARRGRDTLRFGPMKPVGLDDPRTGRWPYAVVQLRQEDQRAGSYNLVGFQNYMKFPEQKRVFRLIPGLERAEFLRYGQIHRNTYINGPELLNTTLQLKADPRVFFAGQISGVEGYVESIATGLLAGRYATAVALGEEPRPVPRATALGSLTHYITNANPKHYQPANIAFDLLPTLDDEARQRFKRDKKARHTEVCRRAIEALEAYV